A genomic segment from Helicobacter sp. NHP19-012 encodes:
- a CDS encoding outer membrane family protein, whose amino-acid sequence MLLVSERILAFDMSISGKLSSYTLYGFNNKKYNPSKFIYPTGSYTSLLAEMNVSMDLYKGLHAEVGGMLSALPYDSTAYQGNDIAPGQPGGPAVNGGKNYYNHDGGIFWEYIGWYAGHSGSNVQQPRYAMVHNAYLSYDYKGIFGVKGGRYELSDYDWFTSFSQGVEGYVKYKDYKLRVLYSDARASASSDWFWPFGRYYTSGKPLMIAEFRYQKDHWKVNPYFYSIFGRMNAPGINITYDTNPHFRNKGFRWVGTFVGFFPFFPPSGRGYDIILFGQETMGKAGQTLFFRSRFYYNKWQFGGSIYKNIGNANGDIGIYGDPLGYNIWTNSIYDAEINNIVGKDALNGFLYFGSRFHGITWKVLGRLTTSPRANEQSVALFLGYFLSRYNLKFDLKLEYYNNITKKGYCLGYGFEGSDQCGSWDTETNSYAPRLPHNVDSGRSHLMFTVTYGFQLL is encoded by the coding sequence ATGCTTCTTGTTTCAGAACGCATTTTGGCTTTTGATATGAGCATTAGTGGGAAACTGAGCAGTTACACGCTCTATGGCTTCAACAACAAAAAATACAACCCCTCCAAGTTCATTTACCCGACGGGCAGTTACACCTCGCTTTTAGCCGAAATGAATGTCAGCATGGACCTTTATAAGGGTTTGCACGCCGAAGTGGGGGGCATGCTCTCTGCCCTGCCCTACGACTCTACGGCGTATCAAGGCAACGACATCGCACCCGGGCAGCCGGGCGGTCCAGCGGTCAATGGGGGAAAAAATTATTATAACCACGATGGGGGGATATTTTGGGAATATATCGGGTGGTATGCCGGGCATAGCGGTTCAAATGTGCAACAACCCCGCTACGCCATGGTGCACAACGCCTACTTGAGCTACGACTACAAGGGGATTTTTGGCGTTAAGGGGGGGCGTTATGAGCTCTCCGATTACGACTGGTTCACCTCCTTTAGCCAAGGTGTAGAAGGGTATGTCAAATACAAGGACTATAAATTAAGGGTGCTCTACTCGGACGCTAGGGCTTCTGCGTCTAGCGACTGGTTCTGGCCCTTTGGGCGTTACTACACCAGCGGTAAGCCCTTAATGATCGCCGAGTTTAGATACCAAAAAGACCATTGGAAAGTCAACCCCTATTTTTATTCGATCTTTGGACGCATGAACGCTCCCGGGATCAACATCACCTACGACACCAACCCCCACTTTAGAAATAAGGGTTTCCGTTGGGTCGGCACTTTTGTAGGCTTCTTCCCCTTCTTTCCCCCCTCTGGGCGGGGTTATGACATCATCTTGTTCGGGCAAGAAACCATGGGCAAAGCCGGGCAAACCCTCTTTTTCCGCTCCCGCTTTTATTACAATAAATGGCAATTTGGCGGTAGTATTTACAAGAACATCGGCAATGCCAACGGCGACATCGGCATTTATGGCGACCCCTTGGGTTACAACATTTGGACCAACAGCATTTACGACGCCGAGATCAACAACATCGTCGGCAAAGACGCGCTCAATGGTTTTTTATACTTTGGCTCACGTTTCCATGGCATCACTTGGAAGGTGCTGGGGCGTTTAACCACCTCACCTAGAGCGAATGAACAAAGCGTGGCTTTGTTCTTAGGCTACTTTTTGAGCCGTTACAATTTGAAGTTCGACTTAAAATTAGAGTATTACAACAACATCACCAAAAAAGGCTATTGTCTTGGTTATGGCTTTGAGGGTTCTGATCAATGCGGTTCATGGGACACTGAGACCAATAGCTACGCCCCTCGCCTACCCCACAATGTGGATTCGGGCCGCAGCCATTTAATGTTCACCGTAACCTATGGTTTCCAGTTGCTCTAG
- a CDS encoding outer membrane family protein → MKKNEDTRWSKLVEGVRKLRNALTPALLASSSLGVCGLDAISYEVHGDLINFSKVGFNNSPINPVKGLYPTGTFVELTGKLESTVHLGKGWSFTLGGALGGMPYDNTRYDKYASDIKIPKSWANACGSNYNGPDSANGFCVPFDDPSAHPVQGSYQYAMQHGGVADPRGIGYMFMGEWNGLFPNYYPASAYTPGQSRRYEIYKANVQYKSDKIWIIAGRYDTTQVKDIDWFYQLTQGFYGMFKLTNKLTFQVFSSWGRGIADGQWMFPIYREKPWGEHKVGVIYQVNKHFSIHPHVWFAPEVFTAPEIKMYYDTNPEFSGRGFRSQTTFYGMYVYQWDNAMYGRYAPARYNTWDPWLDGGKWRGLQGPGGATILIKERLDFNNYNVGFGIYDNIGNPNPNIGTYGNPVAIDGVEQWTGGIYSLGFASINNITDADAFTAYVKTGAVYGKFDWELAERYTTAPRADGQALALYLDYQFGKHIKAGIKLEWFLQVIRAGYNPGVGFLSYMGQPLSLNTGAFSAAGFFQGPQNTGGIAHTVVQDRSHLMTHISYSF, encoded by the coding sequence ATGAAGAAGAACGAAGACACTAGATGGAGTAAATTAGTAGAGGGGGTGCGTAAGTTGCGCAATGCGCTAACGCCCGCCTTGCTGGCTTCCTCCTCTTTGGGGGTTTGTGGGTTAGATGCGATCAGCTATGAAGTGCATGGCGATCTCATCAACTTCTCCAAGGTGGGGTTCAACAACTCCCCCATTAACCCGGTGAAGGGGCTTTACCCAACCGGTACTTTTGTGGAGTTGACGGGTAAATTAGAAAGCACCGTGCATTTAGGCAAGGGTTGGAGCTTTACCTTAGGCGGTGCGCTAGGGGGCATGCCCTACGATAACACTCGCTACGATAAATACGCTAGCGACATTAAAATACCGAAGTCTTGGGCGAATGCTTGTGGAAGTAACTATAACGGTCCGGACAGCGCAAACGGTTTCTGTGTGCCTTTCGATGACCCGAGTGCGCACCCCGTGCAAGGCTCTTACCAATACGCCATGCAGCACGGCGGCGTAGCTGACCCTAGGGGTATCGGTTATATGTTTATGGGTGAGTGGAACGGCTTGTTCCCCAACTACTACCCCGCCAGTGCCTACACCCCGGGGCAGTCGCGTAGGTATGAAATCTACAAGGCGAATGTCCAATACAAAAGCGATAAAATTTGGATCATCGCCGGGCGTTACGACACCACGCAAGTCAAAGACATCGACTGGTTCTACCAGTTGACCCAAGGTTTCTACGGCATGTTTAAACTCACGAATAAGCTGACCTTCCAAGTGTTCAGCTCCTGGGGCCGTGGTATTGCTGACGGGCAATGGATGTTCCCCATCTATCGTGAAAAACCTTGGGGCGAACACAAAGTCGGGGTGATCTACCAAGTGAACAAACACTTCTCCATCCACCCGCATGTGTGGTTTGCGCCTGAAGTGTTCACCGCTCCTGAGATCAAAATGTATTACGACACCAACCCCGAGTTTAGCGGTCGGGGCTTTCGCTCCCAGACCACTTTCTATGGCATGTATGTTTACCAATGGGACAACGCTATGTATGGTCGTTACGCCCCTGCGAGGTATAACACCTGGGATCCTTGGTTAGATGGCGGTAAATGGCGCGGGCTACAAGGTCCGGGCGGGGCGACCATTTTGATTAAAGAGCGCTTGGACTTCAATAACTACAATGTGGGCTTTGGTATCTACGATAACATCGGCAACCCGAACCCAAACATCGGTACTTATGGTAACCCCGTAGCGATCGATGGCGTCGAACAATGGACCGGTGGTATCTACTCACTAGGGTTTGCGTCTATCAACAACATCACCGACGCCGATGCTTTCACTGCTTATGTGAAAACCGGCGCGGTGTATGGCAAGTTTGACTGGGAGTTGGCAGAAAGGTACACCACCGCTCCTCGTGCGGATGGTCAGGCTCTAGCGTTGTATTTGGACTACCAATTTGGCAAACACATCAAAGCCGGGATCAAGCTCGAATGGTTCTTACAAGTCATCCGTGCGGGCTATAACCCAGGTGTGGGCTTCCTAAGCTACATGGGGCAACCTTTGAGCTTGAACACGGGTGCGTTCTCAGCTGCAGGCTTTTTCCAAGGTCCGCAAAACACGGGGGGCATTGCCCATACGGTTGTACAAGACCGTAGCCACTTGATGACCCACATCAGCTACAGCTTCTAG
- a CDS encoding outer membrane family protein, which translates to MITRKLSHILYSLTFLINPLKAFDFKITGRLDSFSKIGFNHSKINTKYGIYPTESFVDIAGFAQMKVGLLPKHTTDHELSFSLGGAMAGLPYDSTKYLRDQDGQIYGSVVHNFIGGWHGYFFNKYLSQSVGAYHARPYVLDTAFLQYDYKHKFGFKIGRYEANIDFMSGSNQGFEFYYRPIKNLKFWWWSSYGRGLAFNSWIYQFYASTPYLKPGGNPKDDRSWINYGWHGITATYDYKKLSAQAFFYFAPKTYNAPGFKLIYDTNKNFQLVGFRSQTLFMLTIPVYDSGWYDPSTKQYSIWDSLQHGSYVGKYGVTLNIRQAFWWNRLAIILGLYHTFGNSDALLGSHTMPMGNNTSYVNNYVSSSIVGFDFWDNTAYDGLADALTNANTTTIYGSVGSIYKKFAWHIFGRVSLANRNVQGHIGRSNEYSTALSLDYAFTRSVFLHFKLEYYGVQMHQGYQVGYFGAPQWNKPDYRANYQDRSHIMTNVTLKF; encoded by the coding sequence TTGATCACACGCAAACTAAGCCACATTCTCTATTCTTTGACTTTTTTAATAAACCCCCTCAAAGCCTTTGATTTTAAAATCACGGGGCGTTTAGACAGCTTTTCTAAAATAGGGTTTAACCACTCTAAAATCAACACTAAGTACGGCATTTACCCCACAGAGAGTTTTGTCGACATCGCCGGCTTTGCCCAAATGAAAGTGGGGCTGCTGCCCAAACACACCACAGACCACGAACTCAGTTTCAGCCTAGGCGGGGCGATGGCGGGCTTGCCCTACGACTCGACCAAGTATTTAAGGGATCAAGATGGGCAAATTTACGGCTCCGTGGTACACAACTTTATCGGGGGCTGGCATGGCTACTTTTTCAATAAATATTTGAGCCAATCAGTGGGGGCTTACCACGCCCGCCCCTATGTGCTCGACACCGCTTTTTTACAATACGACTACAAGCATAAGTTTGGCTTTAAAATCGGGCGTTATGAAGCCAACATTGACTTCATGAGCGGGTCAAACCAAGGCTTTGAGTTTTACTACCGCCCGATTAAAAATCTCAAATTTTGGTGGTGGAGCTCCTATGGGCGGGGCTTGGCGTTTAACTCTTGGATTTACCAGTTCTACGCTTCAACCCCCTATTTAAAACCCGGCGGGAATCCCAAAGACGATCGATCATGGATCAACTACGGCTGGCATGGCATCACCGCCACTTACGACTATAAAAAATTGAGTGCGCAGGCGTTCTTTTATTTTGCGCCTAAAACCTACAACGCCCCCGGCTTTAAGCTCATCTACGACACCAATAAAAACTTCCAACTTGTGGGCTTTCGCTCCCAAACCCTTTTCATGCTGACAATCCCCGTTTACGATTCGGGCTGGTATGACCCAAGCACAAAACAATACAGCATTTGGGATTCATTACAGCATGGTTCATATGTGGGTAAATACGGGGTAACTTTAAACATCCGCCAAGCCTTTTGGTGGAACCGCTTGGCGATCATCTTGGGGCTTTACCACACCTTTGGCAACTCCGATGCCCTCCTAGGCAGCCACACCATGCCCATGGGGAACAACACCTCCTATGTAAATAACTATGTGAGCTCAAGCATTGTCGGGTTTGACTTTTGGGACAACACAGCTTACGACGGGCTGGCTGACGCTCTCACCAACGCCAACACCACGACCATTTACGGCTCTGTGGGCAGCATTTATAAAAAGTTTGCATGGCACATTTTTGGACGCGTGAGTCTTGCCAACCGCAATGTGCAAGGGCACATCGGGCGCAGCAATGAATACTCCACAGCCCTAAGCTTAGACTACGCCTTCACCCGCTCGGTGTTCTTGCACTTTAAGCTCGAATACTACGGGGTGCAAATGCACCAGGGCTACCAAGTGGGCTACTTTGGCGCACCCCAGTGGAATAAACCCGACTATAGGGCGAATTACCAAGACAGAAGCCATATCATGACGAATGTCACTCTGAAGTTTTAG
- a CDS encoding outer membrane family protein: MKKVVLLSKSLVAYLGLLSQASSMDWKHFDLRQLEQFAKFKAGVESFSKIGFNNKPINTNKGLYPTETFVTIVGYLQMDLPEIMPKAARANGHHMSGSLGGFGGGLLYDGTKDTINQVTGKPYGSMAWNYFGYWGGLVGQKPWAQCWYGAGGGSQASYAGKSAAQLQAMSNATSIGGVNTADCVQGYANNTRNYVIYNAYIDYSYKNIFRFRGGRYESPADYMSGYTQGLDMTLNLNHFKFWWFSCFGRGFAYNEWLYNFYSPKTYTLADGKKINPGVHAFYITWEYKGFSVVPFVYFSPNNEYSPCFTLMYDSNPKFKGIGWRSQTDITVLNPFYAKRFWDTYQFGMISHRNAHSLMIKQRFDYNNYNFGGGIYQNFGNANWMIGYHGSRLGFDFWDNTVYANTINSLSYMMDSNAFTAFLFGGGVYKKWLWGLIGRLTYGPRADEQVFAFNLGYEFSKRFYADIKVEYYNQIMRHGYKIGWNGPFLPDQPATDQDRSHIFTEIKVKL; this comes from the coding sequence ATGAAAAAAGTTGTGTTACTCTCTAAGAGTTTAGTGGCCTATTTGGGTCTTCTGTCCCAAGCTTCCTCCATGGATTGGAAACATTTTGACCTACGGCAATTAGAGCAGTTTGCCAAGTTCAAGGCCGGGGTCGAGTCGTTTTCTAAGATTGGGTTCAATAACAAACCTATCAACACCAATAAGGGCCTTTATCCGACAGAAACCTTTGTAACCATTGTGGGGTATTTACAAATGGATCTTCCCGAAATCATGCCCAAAGCTGCCCGGGCTAACGGACACCACATGTCGGGCAGTTTAGGGGGCTTTGGGGGAGGGTTGCTCTATGATGGCACCAAAGACACCATCAACCAAGTTACGGGCAAACCCTATGGGAGTATGGCGTGGAACTACTTTGGTTACTGGGGCGGGCTCGTGGGGCAAAAGCCTTGGGCGCAGTGCTGGTATGGGGCAGGGGGAGGAAGCCAAGCATCCTACGCAGGCAAAAGTGCAGCCCAGTTACAAGCCATGTCGAATGCCACAAGCATTGGGGGGGTAAACACGGCAGATTGTGTGCAAGGCTATGCCAATAATACCCGTAACTATGTGATCTACAACGCCTACATCGACTACTCCTACAAGAACATTTTTAGATTCAGGGGTGGGCGTTATGAATCACCAGCCGACTACATGAGTGGTTACACGCAAGGGCTGGACATGACCTTAAATTTAAACCATTTTAAGTTTTGGTGGTTTAGCTGCTTTGGACGGGGCTTTGCCTACAACGAGTGGCTGTATAACTTCTACTCTCCCAAAACCTACACCCTAGCCGATGGCAAGAAGATCAACCCCGGGGTGCACGCCTTTTACATCACTTGGGAGTATAAGGGCTTTAGTGTGGTGCCCTTTGTCTATTTTTCGCCCAACAACGAATACAGCCCATGCTTTACTTTGATGTATGACAGCAACCCCAAATTTAAAGGGATAGGCTGGCGCTCGCAAACCGACATCACGGTGTTAAACCCCTTTTATGCCAAACGCTTTTGGGACACCTACCAGTTTGGCATGATCTCACACAGAAACGCCCACAGCTTGATGATCAAACAGCGCTTTGACTACAACAACTACAACTTTGGGGGCGGAATTTACCAAAACTTTGGCAACGCCAACTGGATGATCGGCTACCACGGGAGCCGTCTAGGGTTTGACTTTTGGGACAACACGGTTTATGCCAACACCATTAACTCCCTCTCTTACATGATGGACTCCAACGCCTTCACCGCCTTTCTCTTTGGCGGGGGGGTGTATAAAAAATGGCTTTGGGGTTTGATCGGCCGTTTGACCTATGGTCCCCGTGCGGATGAACAGGTTTTTGCGTTTAACCTCGGTTACGAGTTTTCTAAGCGTTTTTATGCCGACATTAAAGTGGAATACTATAACCAAATCATGCGTCACGGCTATAAAATTGGTTGGAACGGACCTTTCTTACCCGATCAGCCTGCCACCGACCAAGACAGAAGCCATATTTTTACCGAGATTAAGGTGAAGCTCTGA
- a CDS encoding outer membrane family protein, giving the protein MFFATSMDAFEYKFGGRAEQTSQIGFNTREIDRRRGLYPMQQYATVSGYLDLSMSFLPKKSAHVLKGGIGGMVGGVFYDSTKNLDRGSQIFNYFGYYNGYLDGNHNSIATDDDNLKDSFIRKNSRTYIWSDAFLEYQYKDYFGIKGGRYTSTMPYRSGKTQGFEVFGQYKHARLVWFSSWGRAIASGGFLINWYAPRTSYSGGYVKNAQGGWTPVGYKLSYGTHAVRLIYNQHKLLAEFFYYFSPKTFNAPGFTLGWDTNPNFDGKGFKSDTHITAIFPVYEPWMVFGSTGAVKYKYGTPITQTGQSLILRQRFDYNNFYLVGTFYKNFGNPNTYVGNMGNPAGVLLGGNSIYVGTAGTALKANAVTGAIAYGATHFNKKFTWRMQWQWTSAPVAWEGRYMLTLGYNFNQYLKATVDLAYYGVHTNKGYQAGLNNQICITYCSGGYQDRSALYTNIMVSF; this is encoded by the coding sequence ATGTTTTTTGCAACCTCTATGGATGCATTCGAGTATAAATTTGGCGGGCGTGCCGAGCAGACCTCTCAAATTGGGTTCAACACGAGAGAGATCGACCGCAGGAGAGGGCTTTACCCCATGCAACAATACGCCACCGTGTCCGGGTATTTGGATTTAAGCATGAGCTTTTTGCCCAAGAAATCCGCCCATGTGCTGAAAGGTGGGATCGGGGGCATGGTCGGGGGCGTTTTCTACGACAGCACCAAAAACCTCGATCGGGGCAGCCAAATCTTCAACTATTTTGGTTACTACAATGGATATCTAGACGGCAACCACAACTCCATCGCCACCGATGACGACAACCTAAAGGACAGCTTCATTCGAAAAAACTCGCGTACCTACATTTGGAGCGATGCATTTTTGGAGTACCAATACAAGGATTACTTTGGCATCAAGGGTGGCCGCTACACCTCTACAATGCCCTACAGAAGTGGGAAAACCCAAGGCTTTGAGGTCTTTGGGCAATACAAACACGCCCGCTTGGTGTGGTTTAGCTCGTGGGGGCGTGCGATCGCCAGCGGTGGATTTCTAATCAACTGGTATGCCCCTAGAACCTCTTACAGCGGGGGCTATGTGAAAAACGCCCAAGGGGGTTGGACCCCTGTAGGCTACAAGCTCTCTTACGGTACACATGCTGTGAGACTCATTTACAACCAACATAAATTATTGGCGGAGTTCTTCTACTACTTCTCGCCCAAGACTTTCAACGCCCCGGGTTTTACGCTCGGCTGGGACACCAACCCTAATTTTGACGGCAAGGGTTTTAAATCAGACACCCACATCACCGCCATCTTCCCCGTGTATGAGCCTTGGATGGTCTTTGGTTCAACGGGGGCGGTGAAGTATAAATACGGCACGCCCATCACCCAAACCGGCCAAAGCCTCATCTTGCGCCAACGCTTTGACTACAATAACTTCTACCTTGTGGGGACTTTTTACAAGAACTTTGGCAACCCCAACACCTATGTGGGCAACATGGGTAACCCGGCTGGTGTGCTTTTGGGGGGTAATAGCATCTATGTGGGCACGGCGGGTACGGCTTTAAAAGCCAATGCTGTAACAGGGGCGATCGCCTATGGAGCCACGCATTTTAATAAAAAGTTCACATGGCGGATGCAATGGCAGTGGACAAGCGCACCCGTGGCATGGGAGGGCCGCTACATGCTCACCCTAGGCTACAACTTCAACCAATACCTCAAAGCAACGGTCGACCTTGCATACTATGGGGTGCACACCAACAAGGGCTACCAAGCCGGCTTGAACAATCAAATCTGTATAACTTATTGTAGCGGTGGCTATCAGGATAGAAGTGCCCTTTACACAAACATCATGGTTTCGTTTTAG
- a CDS encoding 1-acylglycerol-3-phosphate O-acyltransferase, which produces MWSRIRGIYTLLVVGLGLGFIILMNFLTRKHNNSRQTRKWCRSFFFLVHSPLEKIGEFDLSADLIVLNHQSIIDIICLEAYHPRNICWVAKKELGDMPYYGYALKTPEMILIDREDRRGLASLLKIAKEKLEQDRPLVIFPEGTRSRGLEKFLPFKPGAKVLAEKLHLKIQPILLLNTRKIFNTKPIESQATHLRMVLMPAFTPDLSTDWYTKLEQDMQAEYQKHYHELNG; this is translated from the coding sequence ATGTGGAGTAGAATCCGAGGCATTTATACGCTCTTGGTCGTGGGTTTGGGGCTAGGTTTCATCATTTTAATGAACTTTCTAACCCGTAAACACAACAATTCCCGCCAAACCCGTAAATGGTGTCGCTCTTTTTTCTTTTTAGTGCATTCCCCCTTAGAGAAAATCGGGGAGTTTGATTTAAGCGCAGATTTGATTGTGCTCAACCACCAAAGCATTATTGACATCATTTGCCTAGAGGCTTACCACCCCCGCAACATTTGCTGGGTCGCCAAAAAAGAGCTGGGCGATATGCCCTACTATGGCTACGCACTTAAAACTCCTGAGATGATTTTAATCGACAGAGAGGATCGGCGCGGATTAGCCTCTTTGCTTAAAATTGCCAAAGAAAAGCTAGAGCAAGACCGCCCCTTGGTGATCTTTCCCGAGGGGACAAGAAGCCGTGGGCTAGAAAAATTCTTGCCCTTTAAGCCGGGGGCTAAGGTTTTAGCCGAGAAGTTACATTTAAAAATCCAGCCCATACTCTTACTCAACACCCGCAAGATTTTTAACACCAAGCCCATAGAATCGCAAGCTACGCATTTACGCATGGTGCTCATGCCCGCCTTCACCCCCGATTTAAGCACGGATTGGTACACCAAATTAGAGCAGGACATGCAAGCCGAGTATCAAAAACACTACCACGAACTCAATGGTTAG